Below is a genomic region from Silurus meridionalis isolate SWU-2019-XX chromosome 1, ASM1480568v1, whole genome shotgun sequence.
ctaggccatctttgttgTCTAAGCTTaattctttttgctttttgaatTGGCGTTGAGTGCTGTCAGAGTTTAGCGCCTCAGTAAACTCACGCAAAAGGAGAAAATGTGAAACAACAGCACTTGGGGTGGGGCACCTTTGAGACAAACACAGTTTGCTCAGTCATTTTTGTTGTGACAGGAAATATTTTTAAGTAAGCGTACAGAGATATTTTTTGAAGGTCTTGCTGTAGActgaatatttaaactgatattTAGCTCAAATGTCATTCATCTAAATGTTTCTCATAATACTTCACAAAGATGAGCTGATATAATCAGCTAGTAAATGATGcaattaaagttttatttaagtgaaagtaaaacttATTTTGCCCAAATTAGGATAATACAATGACGGAATACAACAAAATATAGCACAACGTATCGTGAAAAGgagaagtatgaaaactatgaGTGCCCAACTAGTCATTTATTTGTGATTATGTTGCTATGAATACTGGTATAAGTGGTAATACTGAATATGGTGGtagcttttattaaaaactaaacaaatgaaACCAGACTAAATCAACCTGATAAAAAGACCTGTGTTTTAGGAATGGGAAAGGACACATCAGTTAAATCTTTAATCAAATATCAGTCTTTGCTATTTtctaaaatgtgttttcattCAAGTGTCTGCTTCATGCGAAATTCTCAATGCAAGCCCAGTTTACAGTCAGTAATTTGGACTgtaaaaagacagtaattttaACTCTGTAGCTTCTTGACAAATTCACAGTCGcaccaatatttaaaaaaagaaaaacagtgcaGTGTTGGCTTTTGTGGTTAACATAAGTTTTGGTTTTATTATCCAAAATGACTCCTTTTAACAATCTGAGTCAATGATCTCAGCTTGGGTACTGAATGGAACATTAAGGGGACCACAGacaatattaaagtaaatgagagGCTTTAGTTGTTTTAAGCCAATCAAATCAAAGCAGGGTGAATGGTTTCGACAGAAATTGAAGGCCTCTTCAGTTTGATGACGTAGTGGTAAACTATAgaaatctaaccctaaccctaaccctaaccctagtagCTAGAGTATGAGAATGTTCAGCTTCCAGATGAGGTGCATTTTGGCCATGGTTACAGTGTTGTGtattaaaagaataattatttaaatgatatgaTGCACAGCACTTTGATGATGATTGAAGTGCAGTTTTAGATGAATGATAAGACAGTAGTTAAGCATATGAATAGCTAAGCATTGACAGAGAGCTGTGGTGGCTTAACAACACTAGTAATAAACAACAATAGTGAAAAAAAggataataattttatataatatacgcTGATAATGTAACAAATATTCTGTTAATGTTTTGTGTGAATATAGTAAGCCCACCTGCTTATTGGaataataatactgtattttataacCATGAAAAATGCCAACGTTTATGTTTTCCCACAATTATCCAGCATACGGTAATAGCCTTGTAATGCACTGTATGCATTATGATCTGCTTAGTATTCCTTACAGTTACAGCCAATAAGTGGAAATGTAGTTGCCgaaaatgtgttaaaagtgAGGCAGATGAGCCTGTTTGTGTGTAAACTTAGAGACGCAGCAAAAGTGTTTAACAGCAGTTTGTCAGTAAGGACAATGTCTGTTTCTCATTACAAATGCTGACTTGCAAAACAACAGcgttatataaaataacagcaaaaaaatgcaatcaaaGGGGAAAAATATTAAGTGATTAGAGAAAAGAAGATTATGACATGCTGGATGATAATGAGTGACGTTAACACTATGAGAGCACAGTATAAccatgttattattttatttattacatttgtattgtttgtttgtttgtttactggttatttattttactgtttattaatGGTTATTTTCATAGTGTTAGATGTGGCCAATTACAAGCCAATATTTGATTCCTGTCATTTCAGTAGGGCAAGTGGCACACTTGTCCTCAAGGGATAGCAAGCTGACTGGTTCTTTGCATGTGCTTGCAGTGTCCAGTAGTGCTAAACTATGAGTCAGTTACAGACATCTTTTGGATTGTTGGGATTCAAACTCGGGTCCAATCAACACAGCACGGCCCTTTTATGCAGTTACACTGGTCGGCAGTCACATGatactccaaaaaaaaagtattgtgtTATAATTCCCAACAACATGTTGTCAGCATATGTTTATTTTGCAGACTTGTAATTTACAATGAATAGAATACCGCATTTCACATAGAACCGTTGTACATTAGGTGTATTGTTTTCTGTTGCATATTTGATTATGGATACCATATGGTTTATGGACATAATAATAGATATGTATTTTGTTCTAAATTACCAGCCATCTGTGATTCTTATGTcttatctgtttttttgttttgttttgttttgttttgctggtAAGGCCAATGGCATGAGTAATGAGTAATGCCTGCTTCACTGGCAGAcatctggtttatttttttctttatttattttttattttgcagactATGACATGGAGTTAAATCTTAGTCTGCTACTTTCCCTCCATAGCAATGCTTCTTTAGTACTAGAGCTTGTTAACAGGTTGAGAAAGTAAGAGCAGGATGATGGAATTAATGGCTTATGCTAAGCAATAATTTGTGACTTATGTGTGGTGGTTGGTGTGTAGGATGATGCATGCCTGTTTCTCATTAAAAAGTTTGCTTCAGAGAACTTCAGAGACCACACTGTCTTTCCATAAGAACATCACTTCCTAATTATACTGAGTATACATCCTTTTGAGAtgagtaaaattaaatatttatttccccCCTTACTGCTTCTTTCTTGCTGGCAATCGATTCGCTTTCACTGTAATGATCAGGTGCTCGGAAACACAAATAGTAGGAAAAAAATTTGCATGCATGCAGTATTGAAGTAAGGTTATGTGAGGGTTCGGATTCTACTAAAAGTTTACTTGTGAAAGCCCCAAAACTTTTCGCAGCTGGACTTTTCAGTTTAAAAGTGAACATATCTAATATGTACAGGAAACCTGACAGACAATCACCCTGACAGACTCTGAATTGGTGACCAATAAtgaagcagataaataaatgatggccTAATGACAATCTGAAAAATATAGCATTTCTggtatatttaatattgctgATTCCTCCGTGCAGGACCGTTGACTCATCCTAAGGGCAACCCCATAGGTGTTCCTTTCCAGAGGGAGTCCCTGCTGGGCATGGTTTCCAATCCCACAGAAGTGTTCTGTTCTGTCCCCGGTCGACTCTCTCTGCTCAGCTCCACCTCTAAGTACAAAGTGACTGTAGCCGAGGTTCAGAGACGGTTATCCCCACCTGAGTGTCTCAACGCCTCCCTGCTTGGTGGGGTACTACGCAGGTGAGACATGCTTCTAAACAGTCACTTATCAAATAAATTTACAAGGGCTAAGTTTAAGACTGTTTTCTGCTATGTTATGTTGTGATCTAagtaaaatatacacatacattgtgtttgtgtgagctgGGTGTAAAACAGCACTCTGAAATAACATACTACAGGATGATCTTCCCTGGATGTCTTAGTGTTTGTGCCTGATCTTAAAAGTGACTGATCTTAATAATAAGTATTAAGTTGCTGTATGTGAAATGAAGATCTGAGATTATCAGACTCTTCCTGTCAAACGATATGGTGCACTTGCTCAGAGAggggttttctttcttttataaggAAAACACCATAACATAACCCAAATTAtacaataagtaaaaaaaaacactacgtCAAGACAATTATTCTTAATATTTGCTCACGATTAAGCTTTATCTTCTTAAACAGCATTTAACATGAAGGTTGAAGTTTCCCAAACAGACCGAACCCCTCAGTTATTGAAAACtactagaatttttattttttttcttcttttactcTGTGTCTGGTATGCATATATCTAATGCATACCAGATCTAGCAACTTAGCTTCAGTTGCTAGGATCAAATATTTgagttctttcttttattttttaacaaacactgcattttattttaagcatTATGTTTTGTCAAATAGTAAAAATGATGATGCATTACCACTATCATGGGAAAATTAGGTACAGTTTTTACAGTGGTTGAGttaaatacacacacctacacacacacttaatcatTGCCTGGATCCAAACAATTTACATAATGGACATTGTAGCAAAATTAACTTCAGCTAGCTACCAAAAGAAAACCGGTTGATTATTTCAAGGACATATTTTTCATCCTCACAATgggttaaacacacacacacacacacacacacacacacacacacacacacacacacacacacacatttgtacacaCTCTCGAACATATTATCAAGTAGGTCATTAAAAGTTTGATGGGGGGGGGGGTATTCGCAGAAGCAGGGTGCTTACTCCTCCCCAATGATGCGTCTCTTTCTTACTCACCAATGTAGAGAACAACGCCAAGCCTCCAAGTCTAGTCATGCCTGAAGCAGGTCAATTAAGTGgggaatgtatgtgtgtgtgtgtgtgtgtgtgtgtgtgtgtgtgtgtgtgtgtgtgtgtgtgtacgcatgttTTGTGTGAATTATCACTGAAGAAGCTCTGGAGCTGTTTCCATTAGCTGTTTTAGTCACATATTTAGTTAACTAACCATCTGGTTAATTtagttattttacattattattattttttatcccaCAGGGCTAAATCAAAGAATGGTGGGAGATCACTCAGAGAGAAGTTGGATAAGATTGGGCTAAACTTGCCAGCAGGTCGCAGGAAGGCGGCGAACGTCACTTTGCTAACAGCGCTTGTAGAAGGTATTTGAACTATGAAAAACTACGGCATTTGAatcttatctttattttattttattttttacccatTTTTGTCTCTCAACAGTCCTCTCATAAACATAATGACTAAAACTTTTAGTCAGAATTTAATTTAGCTTACACTTTATCTctgaaacacatttttattgccTTTCTAGTTTCTATTAGATTTTAAGCATGATGAAAAAGTTCACACCACCTGAAAGGATGTTCGTGTTGACAGTTTTAAGATTAGCAAAGCAGCTGCCTAAAACCTGAAGAGCGAGAAATGACTCATAAAACCCAGGCCTATAAATTCCAAAGGATCTTCTACATTTCAACTATTTATCATGTTAGACAATGACAAGTACTGGCATAGCAACCTCAAGTATTCTCTTCTATCATAAATTACTAACCTGgtatttttttccacagttCCACACTACAAATTAAACTTAAGGGCATGCGCTAACAAAGGCTTTCATTTCATGAGACTTTATATCCAGAATTACCTTTTGTAAAAGAATATTCAAGCCCTGAGTCAGAGAGCTGTTAATACATGGATCATGTGTGTTATTGCCCTCAGCTATATGgaatctttttctttgctggATTGTTGTCATTTTCAACATTAATAGGAACAGGAACATGACTGGAAGGCTGTTATTTAGAGAATACTGAATTGGGGCTTGTTATCATGTGTTTGCTAGCCAAGAGGGGAAGCTGACCTTAAAGATGGAGACTATCTGTGTGTATTGTTAGACATAATGACTATGTGTAGCCTATCAATAAGAGCCTCTGTTGGGTGTTAGAGATTGTTTACTGCCTTCAGCTACATTAAAGCTATTAAACACATGCAATGTGACCACTCCTCCCTCCCCAAGACAAACTGTGACTAATTTTGTCTAGTTCTTTGTGATcttatttgaattattaatgGAAGTCTTGGGTTAATGTGTCACTAATTAAGTAACATTGGTTACAAGAGTCATATGCATTTGACTCACCTATGATTAATGTCTGCAGGTGAGGCTGTACACCTGGCCCGAGACTTTGGTTATGTCTGTGAGACAGAGTTTCCAGCTAAGGCGGTGGCTGAATATTTGGGAAGACCCCATGTTGAACGTAACGAGATCAACACGCGCAAGAACATGCTTCTGGCTGCCAAGTAAGTTACATCCTAAACTTTCATTTGTCACATTACTAACAAACTTCTAATTATTGTACTGTTTAATGTATCCTGCTGAACATTGTGCACTGTTTTGgtgattagaaatgtttttggagagttaaaaatttttatttattttttttgttaaagtgGAAGAAATTAAATCTAACCATAGCACAGTTATTAAATATGACACTTGATAAGTTGAGTGTAATATCCACCTGAATCTGAtcactgttttaataaaatgtgtccCTCAAGCAGAATGTTTGGGAAGAAAATTTTGCTACCTTTTCCACAACCTGGAGCGTCCTATGATTTTTATTCCCGGTTACGAGTGTCCATGGTTACCAAAAAATTTAAGAATCATTGCTTTTAAGGGTTTTCTTAACCATCTAacagttatatattttattacaaaaaaggaaatattaatTATCTTAgtattatatgaaaataatatgTATGCAATTTAATGCAATTGTGACGCAATGCTAGTGTATGGTAGTAGACACACTTTATACACCTGGGGATCTTTATAAGTGCCGTtggcaggtgtgtatgtgtgtgcacaggTGTGTCTGTACATGGGGCTTGATgttcacaaaaatattttttggttcATGTTTACGTAGATGTGTTATCACACTGTCAAGACAGTTGTACCTAATGCGTTTTGTACTTAACACATACCTGCTATTTGTTTACAAAGGCAAATATGCAAGGAGTTCACAGACCTCCTGACCCAGGATCGCAGTCCACTGGGCAACTCACGACCAGTTCCCATCCTGGACCCAGGCATCCAAGGCTGCTTGACCCACTTCAGTCTAATCACACACGGCTTTGGCTCACCAGCCATCTGCGCTGCCATGACCTCCCTGCAAAACTACCTCAATGAGGCTCTGAAGCAGGTGGACAAAATGTACCTTAATGCACCTGGAGATTCCTCACAAAGCTCCTCAGATGGAAGCAGTAAAACTATGGACAAGATGGACAAGCACAGGAAGTGACGTGTCCAAGATGTGATGGAACATTCTAACATTCTTTGGACCACAGAGCGAGCGGTGTCTCATCACCTTCACAGAGTGGCTCGGTATTCCTTTTTGCATATTTTGGTCTTCCACAGAGGTTTTCCTTTTTGTTCCTCTGAGTAACATCTCCAACAGCATCTCTAGACATATGCTCAGCCAAAAAGAAATGGAGGgagcattttttcctttttttttttttaaccagatacCATTTCAAGAGTTCATATGTGGATTTtagctttttgttgttttttcatgaAGAGGAAGTCCCAAATTTTGTATGCCATCTTCTTTGGTGCTGACCCTCTATACAACATGCAGAGGACATGTGATCCACTTTGAGAGAATAAGTAGCTTTTTGCTTGACTTCATTTGGATGCAGTGTTATTATACTTCTGTCTGTGGGAGTATTGTTCACATGAATGAGTGTTATGTATGTCTCTATTCTCTTCAACTAAGTTTAGATATAAATGTCCCTAAAGGCACTGAAATATTTGTCAAGTGACAATTTGGGCTAAATACAATAAGTTCTTTTaggggtgttttttttagtgTCTTTATTAGCTTTACACCAAAAGTTCACCGATTAAGATCACAATGTTGAACAAATATGCCCCAGTTAAGAACACTGGCCACCTGCATAATCTTTTTATCCATATCCAACAGTTTTCCTTGATGATCAGataaatgcatgtgtgttttgtgtgataTTATACATGTTTTCTGTAAATACAGTATGTCTTTTTATACTTTTAGATTAAATGGACTAGAAAATTTGCCTCCACTTATCTTgccctaaatgtaaatattttctaatttatGTTGTAATTTAATGGGATTTGTAAATACTGGTACAATTCTGGTGTATGGTTTTGCTTTCGAAAAAAGACGTCTTAATCTTTCTATAAATAGATTAGTTTTTTATCATATAGTCGTTAAGCCTTGGggattgttttcttttcatatatGTGTAAAAGCCTTTTAAAGCTTTAGgataaagaagaataaaaagacaTCACTGTTTATAGTTGCACTTGTTAAGTCTTCTCATTTATGTGGTCAGATCACTGGTACACTctaatacacatgcacacacacttctgctagTGAGGCATCTGGGTAAAAGCCAGTTTAAGTGTCAATAAGAGCAATCGTTGAAAAATAGTACTTGTAGTAAAAGTGCTTGCAAATTACAAGtccttttttgtttagtttttttacatcATATCTAAACCATAAGAAATACTAAATAGCAGATGTTTCAGAAAACCTTTTGTGACCACTCTAATCAAACAAAAGATCCTGCATGCACATGCCTTGCATGGATCCCCCATAGTTTGTTTATTCATCGCTTATAAACACAGTTCCGTATTTTCACGTCTCACCTTTCCGTACTGCAAATGGGTGTGACAGCAAAACTGATGAGTATGAGAGATAAGTTCCtgcctgtattttattttattatagtaaTACATGCTGATTCGTTCTGGGTGCTTTACTACAGGAGAATTAGCTGTTAACCAAAGTTTCCCACAAAGTGAAATCTTTTCAGAGACTTCTAGCTTTTCTGAAAGCAACTTTGCTTTGTAAAATTGCTTGTGAAAGATGGCATTCTGGATGCACCAGCTCATAAAAGCTCAGCTGGATGCACCAGCTCATAAAACATGTTTACGGTTTTGTCGTAGATCTTTACAAATCCACTATTATTACAGCTCACCTATGATTATCACAGTTATTCATTGTGCCTTCTTatatcttcctcttttcacatcaaaaatgtgtgcgtgtgtgtgtgtgtgtgcgtgtgtgtgtgtgtgtgtgtgtgtgtgtgtgagaatgtgatTCATGTGACTGACAAGTGTGAGCTTCTCCCTCAGAACCTGATGGACCGGCCATGTGGCTTTTGCTGCTGAGCTTTGGCTGCCTGTAACCGCCTTTGCTTGATTCTTTTTCTGTGCAAGACTGAAAGATGAGCCATTCTAACTTTCATAAGACTAGTTTTGATGACTGACTGCCAATGGTCATGGCATTCATTTCCTCTTTCACCTAAAAGGTGTCGACCGATGGGTTTTGAAACAGACGCATACTGCTCTTCTTGCTTACTCCTTCTTGCTTACATTTCCTAAGATTCAGGCAAGATCATTCTCACGTTTTCTCTCTGTGTATTAAAATACCTCCCATTGCATTTAGTTTTCCATAATGAAGATATTAAAAACTGATTTTAGTGTACATACTcgctcatttttttaaatatattttgtggtGCTGACACTTGGCCCTACAGTATATGAgggttctttatttatttcatgctCACAGAGTACATGAAAAGGTGAACATTTGAAAAGATCATATAGGATTAGCGCAAATAGATTTAGCTTCACTGTTATTAAGCAGAGTACAAGTACAAAgccaacaaaatgcagtttcacatttttagaaaatgagaaatgtatatatatttttaaatggatactttTTTTACTGACTGATGGATGTAgctcttaattttttttgttataactGCTCCTCAATCAGCAAAGTAGCAATATCATAGAAGACttgaaaaacacacagaaaaacacacaagcatggataaatatatgtaattcaATCTATGCTACTCAATTCATTTTCTCCTATTAATGATTCTTTGAATAATAGTGAGTTGATTTGTATTTAATCTTCTTATATAATAcaatgaatatattatattcagTTGATGTAATGGTGCTTAAGTTCAGCAGGATGATTAGGACCAGTTTTCACCTCCTGCAGCCTTAGCATTTTGCTTGAACAATCAATGAACGTACACTTGTTCGAAATTTACTGTTTTCACGGGTATTAGTTAAGTCAGTTACTAATGTTGAGTGAGGAGGCTAACATCAGAattctacagcaggccactagCAGTCTcaagccaggtgtcccaatacttttgctcatgtAATGAtgcatatattttatgtattttcgACTACAAAAAGTTATTATAACTTTCAAATCCACAAAGGTTAACCCCATAAATGTGGCTGACTGTAATGCACTATAGTATATTTagtaattaatattttgttatgtaataaatcatttatattttaattataatggtTTATCACGATTATCGACATAATGTGATAATCCTGATATCTTGCATTTCTACAAAGATATAGTATCTCTCCTGTTTCATTATGCATTAATTATGCACTAATCTGCATAATGAGGTTCTTAATGAGTCTCTGGTCTTATTATGATGTGCAGAGTCAGCTGTCATGTCGTGTTTGTTTTAGCATAAATTACACTTAATATTACACTTGTTTATTGCTACTCCATTGTAAGCTATCGGAAGCCATGTGTTTGATTCCCcctgtttatttcatttgattGGTACAAAAGGTATTAGTTTCATAGGTGgtttattaatagtaataacagGACACCACTGACATGCATGAAAGGTGTAAGCAAACAAATGACTGCAGATTATTATCATCAATATTGTGAagatccgaaaaaaaaaaa
It encodes:
- the tfap2c gene encoding transcription factor AP-2 gamma isoform X3; amino-acid sequence: MSLLERLDWRQERHDGNSNGNSRLPHHPVVSQPLYSPAPSLSHSTGSDFQPPYFPPPYQPLPYTQPNDPYSHLGDPFNINSIHQSPTSNQQQPWLGRQNQDGIGTHARSGFATQILGLDSGSSSVRRDGIRRPDLLPPHVHGLESTMGENMGLHEMGQGLDDVQHVDDHSIVIADQTVIKKGPLTHPKGNPIGVPFQRESLLGMVSNPTEVFCSVPGRLSLLSSTSKYKVTVAEVQRRLSPPECLNASLLGGVLRRAKSKNGGRSLREKLDKIGLNLPAGRRKAANVTLLTALVEGEAVHLARDFGYVCETEFPAKAVAEYLGRPHVERNEINTRKNMLLAAKQICKEFTDLLTQDRSPLGNSRPVPILDPGIQGCLTHFSLITHGFGSPAICAAMTSLQNYLNEALKQVDKMYLNAPGDSSQSSSDGSSKTMDKMDKHRK
- the tfap2c gene encoding transcription factor AP-2 gamma isoform X4, with amino-acid sequence MSLLERLDWRERHDGNSNGNSRLPHHPVVSQPLYSPAPSLSHSTGSDFQPPYFPPPYQPLPYTQPNDPYSHLGDPFNINSIHQSPTSNQQQPWLGRQNQDGIGTHARSGFATQILGLDSGSSSVRRDGIRRPDLLPPHVHGLESTMGENMGLHEMGQGLDDVQHVDDHSIVIADQTVIKKGPLTHPKGNPIGVPFQRESLLGMVSNPTEVFCSVPGRLSLLSSTSKYKVTVAEVQRRLSPPECLNASLLGGVLRRAKSKNGGRSLREKLDKIGLNLPAGRRKAANVTLLTALVEGEAVHLARDFGYVCETEFPAKAVAEYLGRPHVERNEINTRKNMLLAAKQICKEFTDLLTQDRSPLGNSRPVPILDPGIQGCLTHFSLITHGFGSPAICAAMTSLQNYLNEALKQVDKMYLNAPGDSSQSSSDGSSKTMDKMDKHRK
- the tfap2c gene encoding transcription factor AP-2 gamma isoform X2 is translated as MLWKLADNVKYEEDCEERHDGNSNGNSRLPHHPVVSQPLYSPAPSLSHSTGSDFQPPYFPPPYQPLPYTQPNDPYSHLGDPFNINSIHQSPTSNQQQPWLGRQNQDGIGTHARSGFATQILGLDSGSSSVRRDGIRRPDLLPPHVHGLESTMGENMGLHEMGQGLDDVQHVDDHSIVIADQTVIKKGPLTHPKGNPIGVPFQRESLLGMVSNPTEVFCSVPGRLSLLSSTSKYKVTVAEVQRRLSPPECLNASLLGGVLRRAKSKNGGRSLREKLDKIGLNLPAGRRKAANVTLLTALVEGEAVHLARDFGYVCETEFPAKAVAEYLGRPHVERNEINTRKNMLLAAKQICKEFTDLLTQDRSPLGNSRPVPILDPGIQGCLTHFSLITHGFGSPAICAAMTSLQNYLNEALKQVDKMYLNAPGDSSQSSSDGSSKTMDKMDKHRK
- the tfap2c gene encoding transcription factor AP-2 gamma isoform X1; protein product: MLWKLADNVKYEEDCEQERHDGNSNGNSRLPHHPVVSQPLYSPAPSLSHSTGSDFQPPYFPPPYQPLPYTQPNDPYSHLGDPFNINSIHQSPTSNQQQPWLGRQNQDGIGTHARSGFATQILGLDSGSSSVRRDGIRRPDLLPPHVHGLESTMGENMGLHEMGQGLDDVQHVDDHSIVIADQTVIKKGPLTHPKGNPIGVPFQRESLLGMVSNPTEVFCSVPGRLSLLSSTSKYKVTVAEVQRRLSPPECLNASLLGGVLRRAKSKNGGRSLREKLDKIGLNLPAGRRKAANVTLLTALVEGEAVHLARDFGYVCETEFPAKAVAEYLGRPHVERNEINTRKNMLLAAKQICKEFTDLLTQDRSPLGNSRPVPILDPGIQGCLTHFSLITHGFGSPAICAAMTSLQNYLNEALKQVDKMYLNAPGDSSQSSSDGSSKTMDKMDKHRK